The genome window CAATGACAGGAATTCCCGCAATGACGGAATTCTAGACGGAATTCTAGTTCAAGATTACAACCTCAGTTTCTAGCTCTATACCAAAGCTTTCTTTTACCTTACTTTTGGCTAGATTTATTAGCCAAAAAGCCTCATCAAAACTACCTTTGCCGTGATTTATAAGAAAATTAGCATGCTTAGCTGAAAGCTCGCAATCGCCTATTTTATAGCCTTTTAAGCCCACAGCTTCTATCAGCCTGCCAGCACTATCGTTTGGCGGATTTTTAAAAATTGAGCCAAAACTAGCACCTTTTGGCTGATTTTTTCTAGCCTCGTTAAAATCAGCCAAAAGCCCCTCATCAAAGCCCTTAACCGCTCTAAAAACAGCCTCAAAAATCACGCCTTTTATATCACTTTTTCGGTAAGCAAAACCGCACTCATCTTTACTAAGAGTAGCAGAGCTAGTCCGCACTTCAAGCAAGGTATCGCTAATAGAGCGTCCTTTTAGTCCTGCGTTCATTTTGATTAATCCACCAAGGCTGCCAGGCACTGAGGCGCAGAGCTCAAAGCCCTTTAAATCATGCTTTTTAGCAAAGGCAAAAATATCTCTTGCGTTTGTTTTTGCACCTATTCGCAAAATATCATTATCCAGCTTTATATAATCAAACTTGTCCCCAAGCATTGCTAGGGCTTGTTTTGGTGCGCCAACTAGCAAATTACAAGCCTTGCCGATGATAAAACCATCAAAGTCGCAAACTTCATTAAGCTCTGCTACTTCAAGCTCTGCGCCGATTTTTACAGAGCTAAACTTGCTAAAATCTACTTTCATCACTGAATAAAGGTGGGAATTCTATTTAGCACGCCACGAGTAAAATCCATCATTTCATTCATCATCCAAGGCATGAGAAAGATAAGAATAACAACAACAAGCAAAATTTTTGGCACGAAACTTAGCGTCATTTCGTTTATCTGCGTGGTGGCTTGAAAAATACTAATAATAAGTCCAGCCACAAGTCCAGCTAAAAGCATAGGCAAAGCTAGCATTAAAGCAATCTTAAAGGTCTCAACCCCAAGTCCTACTAAATCATTTTGCATTAAGAATTCCTTATATCCAAATACTCGCTAGGCACGAGATAATCGCTAGTTTTTATCTTTTGGCTATAAAAGCCGTGAGTGTATCCTAGCTCAAAAAACTTATCAAGAGCTTCTATCTGGACCTCGCTAAGCTCTATGCTCTCATCATTTGCGTAGAGTTCTAAGTATTTTGCTAGGTTTTTATCATCTACTCTTACAACGCCTCTTTCAAGTAGCATAGCACTTAGAGTGTTTTTGTGCGCTCTTGCTAAAATAACAGCTTTTTTAAGCAGGTTTTGCGTGGCTATTGCGTCATTTAAAGGCAGGCTTCTGCGAATAGCCATGCCACCAAGTGGCAGTGGTAGCTTTTCAGTGCCAGCAAGCTCGCACCAAATATCCCAAAGCTCACGCTCTACCCTAAGCTCATCGCTAAAGTCCAAAATGCTCTCGTGAATCAGCACGCCAGCATCCACCTGTCCTGATAAAACTGCCTTTTCAATATCTAAAAAGTTCATATAAACAGCTCTTGCATCAGGATAAGCGATAGAAAAAAGCAGAGCATTACTCGTGTGCTTGCCACTAAGGGCGACTTTGAAATTGCGCTTTAAAACGGCGTTTTTTTTGACAATTAGCTTTGGTCCATAGCCACGCCCAAAGCTAGTAGCAGTATCAAGCAGGGCATAGTCGCTAGAAATGTGCGGATAAAGCCCAAAGCTTATGGCACAAACATCATAAATGCCCTTTAAGCACGAAAGATTAAGGCTTTCTATATCATCAGCCTTTGCGCTAAGCTTTAGTCTCTCATCACTAGCCCAGCCAAAAGCAATAGCCGCATACATAAAAATATCATCAGCATCAGGCGAATGCGCTACGCTAATGTTTTTACTAAATTTATTCAAAATTTTGCCTTTAATGTGCTGTTTTTAAGTCTTTTTTGTCTTTGCCTTTTTCAGCGATAGAAACCCAGTAAGCAAAGCCAACACCCCAAATCGCTACAACAGTAGCTAGTATAGTAAAAGTATCAAAAGTAAAAGTCATTTTTCTATCCTTTTTGCTATATAAGAAACTAAGCTTAAAAAAATACAGCCGACAATAGCTACATAAACACCGCTTATTTCGTCTTTTTGGTAGTAAAATACCTTTAAAAAACCACCAGCGATGAGAGCCACAGCAACATTTGCCAAAGCATTAAAAGTAATTTTTTGCCATTCTTTCATATTTTGCCTTTTAGCAAAGATTATAACATATTTAAAAAATTTTTTAAGCAATTTACGCAAAATTTTTAAGCATTTTTGCTACAATTAGCACTAAATTTTTTTTAATTCTCACAGGATAAACAATGGATGAAAATAAGAAAAAAAGCTTAGAACTTGCTATAAAGCAGATTGATAAGCAATTTGGCAAAGGCACGATTCTACGCATGGGCGATAGAGAAATCGAGCCAATAGATGCGATAAATACAGGCTCTTTGGGGCTTGACCTTGCCCTTGGTATAGGTGGAGTGCCAAAAGGTCGTATTGTAGAGATTTATGGGCCTGAGAGCAGTGGTAAGACCACGCTTACCCTTCATCTAATCGCCCAGTGCCAAAAGGCTGGTGGAGTGTGCGCTTTTGTGGATGCTGAACACGCCTTAGATCCAAATTATGCTAAAAATCTTGGCGTAGACATCGATAATCTTTATATCTCTCAGCCTGATTTTGGTGAGCAGGCACTAGATGTAGTTGAAACCCTTGCTAGAAGCGGTGCTGTGGATCTAATAGTCGTAGATAGCGTAGCAGCCCTTACGCCAAAAAACGAAATAGATGGCGACATGGGAGATCAGCATGTAGGACTTCAAGCTCGCCTTATGAGTCAAGCCTTGCGCAAGCTTACAAGTGTAGTTCACAAAATGGGCTCAACTGTGATTTTCATAAACCAAATCCGTATGAAAATCGGCGCAATGGGCTATGGCACTCCAGAGACTACCACAGGTGGAAATGCGCTAAAGTTTTACTCATCTGTGCGTATAGATGTGCGCAGAATCGCCACGCTAAAACAAGGCGAGGATCCAGTGGGAAATAGAGTTCGTGTAAAAGTCGTAAAAAACAAAGTAGCACCGCCATTTAAACAAGCTGAGTTTGACATTATGTTTGGTGAGGGCATAAGTAGAGAGGGCGAGCTAATGGATTATGGCGTAAAGCTTGATATAATCGATAAAAGCGGTGCGTGGTTTAGCTACGGCAGCACCAAGCTAGGTCAAGGCAGAGAAAACGCAAAAGCCTTCTTAAAAGAAAATGAAGCCATAGCAACTGAAATAGAAAACAAAATTAGAGAAAATATAGGCGATGCGCTAAGTGGTAGTGCTGAACCTGATGAAGGAGAAAATAATGAGTAAAATAGCAAATATAAGTGCTTTAGAGGTATTTGATAGCCGCGGAAATCCAACCGTGCAAGCTCGCATCACGCTAGAAAGCGGCGTAAGCGCAAGCGCAATCGTGCCAAGCGGGGCAAGCACAGGCAAAAGGGAGGCTTTAGAACTTCGTGATGGCGATGCAAACCGCCTAAACAAAAAAGGCGTGCTAAAAGCAGTAGAAAATGTAAATACGCTAATTGCCGAGAAACTTAAAGGTCAGTGCGTGTTTAATCAAGCAAAGATTGATAGTACAATGCTAGCACTTGATGGCACAGATAATTACAGCAAACTAGGCGCAAACGCAGTTTTGGGCGTATCTATGGCAGCAGCAAGGGCAGCAGCATCTGAGCTAAATATCCCACTATATCGCTACCTTGGTGGCGCAAATGCTAGAATCTTGCCTGTGCCTATGCTAAATATCATAAATGGTGGAGCACACGCAAACAATAATATCGATTTTCAAGAGTTTATGATTATGCCTTTTGGCTTTGCTAGCTTTAAAGATGCATTTTGTGCAGCAGCTACGATATATGCTAATCTAAAAGGAATTCTAGGCTCTAGTGGCCAAAGCACAGCTGTAGGCGATGAGGGCGGTTTTGCGCCAAATTTTGCTAGCAATGAAGAGGCTATCAAAGTCATCATGGAAGCAATAGAAAAATCAGGCTACAAAGCAGGCGAGCAAATAAAAATCGCTTTGGATGTAGCAGCTAGCGAATTTTACGAAAATGGCGTTTATAACTTCGGCGGCAAAAGCCACTCAAGCGATGAAATGATCGCACTTTATAGCGATTTAGTAGCAAAATATCCTATTTTTTCTATAGAAGACGGACTTAGTGAGGATGACTGGGAGGGCTGGGCGAAGCTTACAAAAGCCCTTGGCGCAAAAACACAGCTAGTAGGCGATGATCTTTTTGTAACAAATACAAAAATCCTAGCTCGTGGCATTGAAGCAGGCGTAGCAAATGCTATCTTAATCAAGCCAAATCAAATCGGCTCAGTAAGCCAAACTATGGGTGCTGTGCGCCTAGCACAACGCAGCGGATATCGCACGATAATGAGCCACAGAAGCGGCGAGAGCGAGGATAGCTTCATCGCTGATTTTGCTGTGGCGCTAAATACAGCGCAGATAAAGACAGGCTCAACCGCTCGCAGTGACCGCATGGCAAAATACAACCGCTTGCTTGAAATCGAGCATGAGAGCGATGGCGAGTATTTGGGACATGAAATCTAGGAAATCTAGAATTCTTAGAATTTTAGTTTGGGAATTCTAGTTTTAGCCTTAGGAATTCTAGAATTTAACTTGGAATTCTAGAATTCTTAGAATTTTATTTTGGGAATTCTAGAATTCTAGAATTTTAACTTAGGAATTCTAGAATTCCTCTGTTTAGAGTATTGCCAAAAGTAACAAAATGAGCGAAATTTTAGACCACTTACCAAAGCAAAGGCGCAAAAAAAACACAAAAGCCTTGTTAGCTTACGGCGCAATGGCAGTTTGCGTGATCTTTGCTGGCTGGTATATAGGCAATATACTTTTTGGCGCGCGTGGGCTTGATGTGATGCTTGATTTACACGCAAAGCGTGAACAGCTAAGCAAACAAGTAAGCGAGCTACAACAAGAAAACGCAAAACTTCAAAAAGACTATTTTGAGCTCATCGGGCTTGATCCTGAGAGAAACTGAGGAGATGATGAAATATTTATATTTGCTGGCGTGTTTGTTGCCGCTTTTGGCTTTTGGTAGGGACAATCCTTTTATCTCTACTACTTTGGCTGATTCAAATACTACAAATATCATTACAAAGCTAGCAGGTTTTAGCCAAACAAGCGTGAATTTGCCAAGTGATGCAAGAGAGCTAGAGGCCGTGGTTGTAGTCTATAAAAGCGTGGATGGCTCGCTAAAAGAAAAGCGTGTGGATATTAGGGCTAGTTTTGACTGGCGTGATACTATCTACATCAGCCGCCAAGCCATGCCAAAAAACGGCGAAGTGGTTGATGTCTCAGTCACAGCCCAAGGCAACATCACAGAAGCAAGAGCGATAACAAACCTCACAGAAGGCCCACCACTACAAGCCCTTGCCACACCAAGCCAAAAGACGCCACTAGCAAGTGCTGATATCGTAGCTGGCAGGATAAATGCCTATGCTAATAAAATCGTCATAAACACGCCTGATTTGCTGCTAAAAAGCTATGATAAAGGCTCACGCATTGTGATGGATTTTGAGAAAAAAAGTAAGTTTTTAACCCATAGTCGTGAGTTTGGCAACAAAACGCCTTTGCGCCGCGCAACCGTGGGTTCTCACGGTAAGTTTTATAGAGTGGTTTTGGAGTTAGATAAGAAGTATAAGTATTCTATTAGGCAAAATAGTTCGAGTTATACTATTTGGCTAGGAAAATAATAGTTGCTTATCGTTAGGCTTTAACTTGTGAGTGCTTTTTTTGGCGATTCGTCTCGCAGCACTATTATAAAAAAAGCCAGTTACGCGCGCCTTGGGATGGATTTCGTATCCTATCCCTGCGGCGCGCTCACTGCCTTTTGTCATACTAGCACCACGATACTAGAATCGCCGAGCAAGTTACAATCTAGGGAATTCTAGAGTTATTTAGGGAATTTTAGAATTCCGTCATTGCGAGGGAGCAAAGCGACCGAAGCAATCTCGTTTGGAGTTTAATAAAAAGCTTAATAAATGAGATTGCTTCGCTTCGCTCGCAATGACGAATTTTGAACAAGATTCTCGGGTCAAGCCCGAGAATGACACAATGTAGGTTGTGGGATGACATAGTGAGGAATTCTAGGGAATTTTAGAATTCCTAAGTTTTCTGTCATCCTCGGGCTTGACCCGAGGATCTCGGTGCTAGGGAATTCTAGAATTCCTTAGTGATTTTATAAATTATTTAAAAGAAAGTAGAGTTTTGAAAAGACAAGTATTTAGTTTGATATTCATTGTTTGGGCTAGGTTTTTTGGGCTTTTTGTGATTTTACCTGTGCTTAGTGCTTATGCTAGCGGAGAGGCGTGGCAAATAGGTCTAGCTGTGGGGGCGTATGCGCTAAGCCAGATAATATTTGCAGCACCCTTTGGGCATTTAAGCGATAAAATCGGTCGCAAAAAAGCCCTAGGCTTAGGTATCGCTATTTACGGCCTTGGCAGCGTGCTTTGCGCTATATTTAGCGATAGTATTTATCTGCTGATTTTGGGACGTTTTATTCAAGGTGCTGGCGCAGTTGGCGCTGTAGCAAGTGCCTTTATCGCTGATATAGTGCCAGAAAACTCCCGTTCAAAATACATGGCGCTTCTTGGCATGGGCGTTGGTATGGCCTTTGTGATTGCTATGATTTCAAGCCCTATTATAGCTAGCTATTTGGGGCTTAGTGCGCTATTTTGGCTTTGTGCTTTGCTTTGCGTGATTAGTGCTGTTATCTTGCTAGGTTTAGCCGAGCCAGAAAAACACGAGCATAATGAGACCACTACCACCTACGAGCTTATTAAAAACAAAAATGTTCGCATTTTAAGCCTTAGCAATTTTTTCCAAAAAATGTTTTTAAATGCTTTTTTTGTAAGCATAGGGCTTGTGCTTGTGGGGCAAATGGGCTTTGAGCGTGCTAGTTTGTGGCAGATTTATGCGCTGTGTGCGGTTTTTGGCTTTTTTTCTATGGGCGTGGCTGGATTTTTGGGCGATGCTAAGGGCAAGGCAAAAGAGCTATTTTTTGCTAGCGTGATTATTTTTGCGCTTAGTTTGCTTGTGTTTTTGATCTCACCAAGCTTTGAGAATATACTATTTGCCTTTGTTGGTGCGGTGCTATTTTTCATCGCATTTAGCCTTCAGGAGCCGATTTTACAAAGCCAAATGAGTAAATTAACAAAAGCAAAACGAGGCGTGGCCCTTGGCGTGCTAAATGCCTGTGGATACGGCGGTAGCTTTGTTGGCAGCTTGCTTGGGGCTAGCTACTTTGCGCCTTATGTTATGCTCGCACTTTGCGTGCTGTGGGTGCTAATGCTAGCTAAACTTGATAGAATTTAAGCAGATTTTAGGTAGATATTTGAGAAACTTTTTTGCATTTTTACTGGCATTTTCGCTGCCCACGGCTGTGCTTATAGGGCTTTTTGCTTTGCTAGCCTTTGTATTTTTTGCGCTTAGTTGGCTGTTTATTTTTGCGCTGCCTGTATTGCTTGGAGTTTTTGTGTATTTTTATTTTAAAAAAGGCAAAAAGAAAAACCGCTTCGTAGAAATAGACTTTGAGGCGCACAGAAGAAAGTTTAAGCACTAGGGAATTCTAGAATTCCTTTGTTTTTTTCTGGGGGTTAGGGGGTTTCTTTTTGGGAATTTTAGATTAGGGAATTTAGAATTCCCTAAAATTCGTCATTGCGAGGCTTTGAAAAAAAGAGGGAGCAATCTTATTTATTAAACCTTGAACGAGATTGCTTCACTTCGCTCGCAATGACGGAATTTTAAAATTCTTTGTGATGAGATTGTCCGGTCAAGCCGGACAATGACACAGAGCGGTCAAGCCGTACAATGACATAAGTAGTTAGGAATTCTAGAATTCCCTAGAAAAAATCTAGAATTCCTAGGAATTCTAGATTTTATGGTAATTGTTTAAATTACTATAAAGTGTTTTGAGGTTTGTTGTCAGCGTTATTTACTTTAGTATATACCACCTGAACTGATTTCTATACAGCCCATACCACTAACTTTTTCATCCGTTTCATTTTCATTATAACCTGTACAGCTTCGGGTGCCATTCCATCCAGTAATATTTGTTGATACAGTTGATTTTAAGAATTGTTGCATTGGAGCAGATTTCAAAACTGCTTTACAAACAGTATTATTGTTTTGTAAAACTGGCAGAAAAAAAACAATTCCTCTACCCTTATCATCTTCTGCAACTCCTATTTGTAGACAACTGTCTAAATCTTTATCAGTGTCAGCCTTACCAATCTCTAATATACCGTAAGAGCCACCATTCCTATTACTAAGATTTTTAAATTTTACATTTGTCATTACACTAAAATCTCTAGCAAATTCACCGTTTACAGCGTAATAGCTAGTAACATCACTTAAAAATGTGCGGATATTTGCTACAGTAGCTGCGATTTCAGCGTCAGTTCTTGTAGCAGCTAGGCGAGGGATAGCTACGCTAGCTAGAATTCCTAAGATAACGATCACGAAGATCAGCTCAATCATTGTAAAGCCCTTTTTCATGGCTAACTCCTTTAAATATTAAATGAATCGGTATTTTACTATGTTAATTACTAAACTTGGCTTAAAATAAGCTATTTTTTTGCTTTTGTTAATGTTTTATTAAGCGTTTTTTTTTTTTTTGTTAAAGTATTTTTGCTATGGAATTCTAGATTTTATTCTAGGGAATTTTGAACGGAATTTTGAACGAGATTGCTTCGTCGTTCGTTTTACTCACTCCTCGCAATGACGGAATTTTGGACGGAATTTTAGAATTCCTAGAGCAGAGATCCTCGGGTCAAGCCCGAGGATGACACGGTAGGGAATTCTAGATTAAGGAATTCTAGTTTAGGGAATTCTCTTTAAGGAATTCTCTTTAAGGAATTCTAGAATTCTAGAATTCCTAAGTAAAAAATACCCCCTAACCCCCAACCAGCGGATGCGAAGCAAAAAATAAGGAATTCTAGAATTCCCTAGCAAATTTTATTTCAAGCTAAGAGCCTCGCTTTTAGCCATTTGGTCGCAAAGCTCGTTTTCTGCGTGTCCTGCGTGCCCTTTTACCCACTGCGCTTTTACCTTGTGAAAAGCAAGCAGCTTTGCTAACTCTTGCCATAGTTCTTGGTTTTTTATAGGTTGTTTGCTAGCGGTTTTAAAGCCATTTTTTTGCCATTTTGCTAGCCACTCGTTTATGCCCTTTGCCGTGTAGCTACTATCTGTGAAAAGCTCCACTTCACAAGACTCTTTAAGTGCCTTTAAAGCGTTAATTGCAGCACTTAGCTCCATTTGGTTATTTGTGGTATTAGCCTTTGCGCCGCTTGCTTTTTTCTCGTGTTCTTTGTAGCGTAGGATATACGCCCAGCCGCCATTTCCAGGGTTTCCAAGACAGCTGCCATCGCAAAAAATCTGCACTTTTTTCACATATCCCCCTTTTGCTGTGAAAAACTCTCATCTTGTCTCAAAGTGGCATCTAGCTTAACACTAGCGATTTTTAGGCATTTTGGACAGCGAGCAAAAAACAGCGGAAGCTCGTTTTTACAAGCTAAGCAGGTGTATTTAAACTCCAATTTTGCCCCTAGGTTATTTTCTTTGGCAAGTTTAGCTAGCTTTATGCTAAACTTAAGATTTTCACATCCATTTTGCTCATCTGTGAAAAACTCGTTCCAAAACTCGCTCAAAGTATCTAGATCAAAGAGATCAGCGCACATTTGTAAGGGCGGCAACTCATCAGCACTTGGCTTTTCGTAGTTTTTGCTTTTTAGCTCGCAAATATATCTTTTAACAAGCGCTGTTTGGGGTAGGGTTTTTAGGGCTGTGATTTTATCCCCAGTGCTAAGGGCCGCAGATAAAAGCTCGCTAGCACCGATATAAGCACGCAAATCATCATCACAGCACCCCAAAGCAAAAAGCGCATCAAGGCAGGATTTAATCCCATCTTTATCCTTTAATTTTTCGTAGACAAAAAGCAGATGAAATAGCGCCTTCTCATCTCGTGGCTTTGCGCCAAGTAGCTCTTCAAGGCAGTCTTTGGCGTTTTTTAATAGGCCTGTTTTTATGTAGGCAAGTCCAAGGTCGCCTAGCAAGAGCATTTTTTCATCATGCCCTGCTTTTTTGATAGCTTTTTCGTAGAAATTAGCTGCTTTTTGCCAGTCGCCAAGCTTGGCAAAACCCGTGGCAATCACTGCTAGTTCAGGGCTTTCTAGGCTGCTTAGGGATTCTATGATTTTGCTATCATCTTGGCTGAATTTGGCTAAAAACTTATCAATGCTAGCATCTTTGCTTTTGCGAGAAAACACACCCCAAAAGTAGCTAAAAATCACCACCACAACGACACTTAGCACCAGTATAATCAGCCCAAAAATCGGATCTCTTGCATCAATAAATAAAAAGTCCATTTTCTGCCTTTATTTAGGGAATTTTAAAATTCCGTCCAAAATTTCGTCATTGCGAGGCTTTGAAAAAGCCGAAGCAATCTCGCTCAAGGCTTAATAAATGAGATTGCTTCGGTCGCTTTGCTCCCTCGCAATGACGGACATTCCGCAATGACGGAATTTTAGGGAATTCTAGAATTCCCTAGCCCACTAGATATTTTTTTGCCTCATCTTTGCTAGCAAATGCGCTAGTATTTATTAGCTCATCACCGATTTTTACTTCGTAGCATTTGCCGTTTTCGCTTTTGCCATAAGTAAGCGCAAAGCGTGCTGAGAGCTCACGCTCGCTCTCATTAGCACTTTTTGATACTAGCACAAAAGCACCTGTAAAGTTATCAATCTGCGCTTTCATATACTGCTTATTAAGCCCAGAGTTAAATAGCTCTAAAAGTGAGTTATTTTCTCTCTCATCTCGCCCTATAATCAGCTTTGCGCCATTTTCAAGTCGCAGGTGCCTGCCATAGCGCAGACTTTGAAGGTCAAGCTCGTCCATCTCTCGCCCCTTGCCCTCGTGTGCCATCCAGTCTTGAATTCTAGCACTAAATCCTTGATCTGTGTAGGGACAGCCCCCACCAGGACTAGCCCACTCGCTAAAGCCAAAGAGCGTGGCTAGCTCGGTTTGGCGAGCTCTTGAGCGACCATTTATTGCTTCAAGCTTTTCTCTATCTACAAAGCCTCTTAGCTCAGGCAGACTTGGTGGCAGCAGCTTAGCACACAGTGGGCGCAAAATAATCTCGCCGTTGCCTGAGAGCTTTTTTACTTGATTCATCGCTTCATTTCTTTGGCTCATAGGCCGCTGTCCTAAGACCTCACCAGAGATAACAAAGCTAGCCTTATGCTCTTCAAGCAGACAAATAGCTGTCTTAAACATATATCCGTGGCAGTCAATACAAGGATTAAACGCCTTTCCGTAGCCGTATTTTGGGCTAAAAAGCACATCGCGCAAATATTTATTTGTGATATTTACTCTCTCAAAACTAGCCCCAGCCTCAGCTGCCCTACGCTCTAAGGTCTTTAGCATATTCTCATCCCTGCTAAATCCTATATCAAAGTGCAGGGCATGAACCTCAATGCCTTGATTTGTAATAAGCTTAATTGCTAGCATGCTATCAAGCCCACCGCTAAAAAGCGCAAGTGCTTTCATCTACATTTCCTTTTTAAGTTTATCTATTGCTATGGTTAGTTCTCTTATTTTAGCAGCTTTATTATCCTCGCTACTATTTGCGATGCGATTTTTCTCACTTTCTAAAAAAGAACAAACCAGCCTATTAAGAGCTGATTTAAACTGTTTTGCGTCATAAAGCTCCAAGCTCTCATCTAGCTCCAAGCTGCGCAAAACACTCTCATCGCCGTTTACAAAAGCGTTATAATACCTAACATCCTTAAACATCTGCGCATTTAGAAGCGGCAAAGCGATTTTTTTATACTCATTATTTAGCAAGATATTTTTTAGCACGCTAAGGGCTAGGATATCACGCTTATTTGTGTTTTGGATATAGGCTTGGGGGTTTGGGATTTCATCTTGTGGGGCTTTAAATCTAGAATTCCTTAATGGCTTAAAGCTTCTAAAATTATTATTTATGCCCCAGTTTTGATTATTTTGCGGAATTTTAACATTTTTTTTAAGTGAAAAGTCATGCGGATTTATACCCAAAATCTGTGCTACCAAGGGCTCGTAAAAGCTGATAATCTCAGGTCTTAAAGCCCCTAAATACTCACGCAAAACATCAAGGGCTTTTATTTTATCCATGGGCGTTTGCAGGCTCATCGCAGCTGCTTTTTTTCTTAGCACGAACTCTACTAGCTCCACTCCACCTTTATAAAGGCTTGCTAGCTCGCTTTGTCTATTTGCTGCTACTAGCTCGGCTGGGTCTTTGCCGCCCTCTATCAATACCACTTTGCCATCTATGCTAGAACGACTTAGCAGCTCAGCTGAGCGAAGTGCGGCATTTTGACCTGCTGTATCGCTATCAAAGCTTAAAATTACTTTTATATTTTCTTTTTTTAATAGTGGCAAATGCTTTGGCGTAAGAGCGGTGCCAAGCACAGCCACAGCGTTAAAAAAGCCAGCTTGATGCAGCATAATACAATCCATATAGCCCTCACAAATGATCACCTCGCCACTTTTAAAAATAGCCGCTCTTGCCTTATCATAGCCATAAAGCACACGACTTTTATCAAAAATCTCGCTTTGAGGGCTGTTTATATACTTTGCTGGATGGTCGCTGATGGTGCGTCCACCAAAGCCCACAATAGAGCCTATATGATTATAGATTGGAAAGGTTATGCGGTTTGAAAAGCTTGCGTATACGCCACGCTCACTATTTTTTATCGCGCCAGCGCTAAAGGCTTTAATAGCTTCTATTTCGTTTTTTTGGAGTAAATTTATAGTGTTTTGGCTTGGCGGTGCCCAGCCAAGTTCGAACTTTTCTATCATTGCAGGGCTTAAAGCGCGCTCTTTTAGATAATTAAGCGCAGCAATATTTGCTGGGTTAAAAAGCTCGGTTTTATAATAATTGTTTAAAAGCTCTAAAATTTCTTTTAGGCTATTATCTTTTTTTTGTGTTTTTTCATTGCTGTATTCAAGCTCTATGCCAAACATACTAGCAAGCTTTTCTATAGCTTGTGGGTAGCTTAGCTTTTCGTATTCCATGACAAACTTTATCGCATCGCCTCCAGCCCCACAAGAAAAGCAGTGATAAAGACCTCTATTTGAGCTTACATGCATGCTAGGGCTTTTGTCACCATGAAAAGGACAAAGCCCCACAAGAGACGAGCCTGAGCGTTTTAGGCTTACATAAGCACCCACCACATCAGCTATATCAATGGAATTTCTTAAATGCTCTATACTTTTTTGTTCTATCATTTTTTTACTCTTTTGTGAGTAAAAATAGCATAATTTTGCTATAATTTTGCTTATGAAATTAACACATATAAATGAAAATGGCAATCCAAAAATGGTAAATGTCGGCGCAAAGAATATCACCGAGCGTCTAGCAATCGCCTCTGGGCGTATAAAAATGAGCAAAGTCACCTTTGAGCTAGCCCTGAGTGGTCAGGGCAAAAAGGGCCCAGTAGAACAAATCGCTATAATCTCAGCAATAATGGGAGCAAAGAAAACCAGCGAGCTTATTGCTATGGCTCATCCTATTTTGATTTCAGGCACGGACGCAGAGCTTATAGCTTTGCCTCATTTGCCTGGCTTTGAGCTAAGGGTCAAGGTTAGCACTAGCGGACAAACAGGCGTAGAGATGGAGGCACTTAGCGCTGTTAGCATAGGGCTTTTAAATCTTTATGATATGCTAAAAGCGGCTGAGAAAGGCATGGAGATTTTGGATATTTGCTTAGAGTATAAAAGTGGTGGCAAAAGTGGGGAGTGGCG of Campylobacter magnus contains these proteins:
- the moaC gene encoding cyclic pyranopterin monophosphate synthase MoaC, producing MKLTHINENGNPKMVNVGAKNITERLAIASGRIKMSKVTFELALSGQGKKGPVEQIAIISAIMGAKKTSELIAMAHPILISGTDAELIALPHLPGFELRVKVSTSGQTGVEMEALSAVSIGLLNLYDMLKAAEKGMEILDICLEYKSGGKSGEWRREQNS